A genomic stretch from Mus pahari chromosome 6, PAHARI_EIJ_v1.1, whole genome shotgun sequence includes:
- the LOC110323832 gene encoding selection and upkeep of intraepithelial T-cells protein 1 produces MGSTGLCFYGHCIVMFLLQMITASSEPFIVNGLEGPVLASLGGNLELSCQLSPPQQAQHMEIRWFRNLYTEPVHLYRDGKDMFGEIISKYVERTELLKDVIEDGKVTLRIFNVTVDDDGSYHCVFKDGDFYEEHITQVKVTAINLQVQIHVHPPNTKGVIVECHSGGWFPRPLMEWRDRNGEVIPAASKSHSQGRDKLFNMKISLLVRDSFFKQVICCFQNPLTGQEARTSVILSDAFFSWNSIWKMILGITVSMMVLSIFVSSFLLRNEPKVCRCLWDASRMIGILIMTSSAVTVVSLMVYLQMKQRVPVSDVHFELDTLWVEDISVILCSLMVPATMLISYTYFRLKDWCQHNHSQKDFTSNDRNRCKDQHPNIKQISGDPIEGRARNVRTKEEKDSSVFVSEMWFLRDSCGVCKLGMTVAIKYPLNFDKYILLENHYPESQQKTLN; encoded by the exons ATGGGATCCACAGGACTATGTTTTTATGGACACTGTATTGTCATGTTCCTTCTCCAGATGATCACAGCAAGCTCAG aGCCATTCATAGTGAACGGCTTAGAGGGGCCTGTCTTGGCTTCATTGGGTGGAAACTTAGAACTCAGTTGTCAGTTGTCTCCACCACAACAAGCCCAGCACATGGAGATTCGCTGGTTCCGGAACCTCTATACAGAGCCTGTGCACCTATACAGAGATGGTAAAGACATGTTTGGAGAAATTATCTCCAAGTATGTGGAACGGACAGAACTCTTAAAAGATGTGATTGAAGATGGGAAAGTGACCCTTAGGATCTTTAATGTGACTGTTGATGATGATGGGTCTTACCACTGTGTGTTCAAAGATGGTGATTTCTATGAAGAGCACATCACACAGGTCAAGGTCACAG CCATAAACTTACAAGTACAAATTCATGTGCACCCTCCTAATACCAAAGGTGTGATTGTGGAGTGTCACTCTGGAGGTTGGTTCCCACGGCCTCTTATGGaatggagagacagaaatggggagGTCATTCCAGCTGCATCAAAATCCCACTCACAGGGTAGAGACAAACTGTTCAATATGAAGATATCCCTTCTTGTTAGAGACAGCTTCTTCAAGCAAGTCATTTGTTGCTTTCAGAACCCTCTAACAGGCCAAGAGGCAAGGACAAGTGTTATTCTATCAG ATgcatttttttcatggaatagtATTTGGAAAATGATTCTGGGTATAACAGTATCTATGATGGTGCTCTCTatctttgtttctagttttctGCTACGTAATGAGCCTAAAG TTTGTAGGTGCCTGTGGGATGCTTCTAGGATGATAGGCATATTAATAATGACCTCTTCTGCGGTGACTGTTGTATCACTCATGGTGTAtttacaaatgaaacaaagag TTCCTGTTTCAGATGTACATTTTGAATTGGATACTTTGTGGGTGGAAGACATAAGTGTAATCCTATGTTCACTGAtggttcctgccaccatgctcatTTCCTATACATACTTCAGGTTGAAAG ATTGGTGCCAGCACAATCATTCTCAGAAAGACTTCACCAGCAATGATAGAAACAGGTGCAAAGACCAACATCCAAACATTAAGCAGATTTCAGGGGATCCTATAGAAGGAAGAGCAAGGAATGTAAGAACcaaagag GAAAAAGACTCTTCTGTGTTTGTGTCAGAGATGTGGTTCCTGAGGGACTCTTGTGGGGTTTGCAAACTGGGCATGACAGTAGCTATAAAATACCCCTTGAACTTTGACAAGTATATCCTGTTGGAGAACCACTATCCAGAAAGCCAGCAGAAAACTCTAAATTAA